A region of Salvelinus namaycush isolate Seneca chromosome 9, SaNama_1.0, whole genome shotgun sequence DNA encodes the following proteins:
- the LOC120054136 gene encoding RING finger protein 141-like yields the protein MGQQISGQAVMTRLPEKLVKHAGLVRDSGYLNYEEFLARVAELNDVTAKLAAGQQKHLIFEVQTGSDASALWKVAVRIVCTKINKVNGMVEASRIMNLYQFIQLYRDITSQAVDVLSAEGASLPSGTLSSGDSCQASMWMGRVKQLTDEEECCICMDGKSDLILPCAHSFCQKCIDKWSGQSRNCPICRLQVTAANESWVMPDAPTEDDVAGYILNLADEAGHPHIP from the exons ATGGGCCAGCAGATCTCAGGCCAGGCGGTGATGACCCGTCTACCTGAGAAGCTGGTGAAACATGCTGGGCTGGTACGCGACAGCGGCTACCTCAACTACGAGGAGTTCCTGGCCAGGGTGGCAGAGCTCAATGACGT GACGGCTAAGCTAGCAGCTGGACAGCAAAAACACCTGATCTTTGAAGTCCAGACTGGCTCGGACGCCTCTGCTCTGTGGAAAGTGGCTGTGAGGATAGTTTGTACCAAG ATCAACAAAGTGAATGGGATGGTGGAGGCGTCTCGCATCATGAACCTGTATCAGTTCATCCAACTGTACCGTGACATCACCAGTCAGGCCGTAGATGTGCTGTCAGCAGAGGGCGCCAGCCTCCCGTCTGGAACCCTCTCGTCAGGGGACTCCTGCCAGGCCAGCATGTGGATGGGCAG GGTGAAGCAGTTGACTGATGAGGAGGAGTGCTGTATCTGCATGGATGGGAAATCTGACCTCATTCTGCCCTGTGCTCACAGCTTCTGTCAAAAGTGCATTGACAAGTG GAGTGGGCAGAGCAGGAATTGTCCGATATGCCGCTTGCAAGTGACCGCTGCCAATGAGTCGTGGGTGATGCCTGATGCCCCTACAGAGGACGACGTAGCTGGCTATATCCTCAACCTGGCTGACGAGGCAGGCCATCCGCACATACCTTAA